One window from the genome of Equus przewalskii isolate Varuska unplaced genomic scaffold, EquPr2 ChrUn-13, whole genome shotgun sequence encodes:
- the KCNA3 gene encoding potassium voltage-gated channel subfamily A member 3: MDEHLSLLRSPPPPSARHRAHPAQPPASGGGGAHTLVNPGYAEPAAGPELPRDMTVVPGDHLLDPEAADGGGGPPQGGCGGGGGCDRYEPLPPALPAAGEQDCCGERVVINISGLRFETQLKTLCQFPETLLGDPKRRMRYFDPLRNEYFFDRNRPSFDAILYYYQSGGRIRRPVNVPIDIFSEEIRFYQLGEEAMEKFREDEGFLREEERPLPRRDFQRQVWLLFEYPESSGPARGIAIVSVLVILISIVIFCLETLPEFRDEKDYPSSPSQELSEAAGNSTSAAPAGASSFSDPFFVVETLCIIWFSFELLVRFFACPSKATFSRNIMNLIDIVAIIPYFITLGTELAERQGNGQQAMSLAILRVIRLVRVFRIFKLSRHSKGLQILGQTLKASMRELGLLIFFLFIGVILFSSAVYFAEADDPTSGFSSIPDAFWWAVVTMTTVGYGDMHPVTIGGKIVGSLCAIAGVLTIALPVPVIVSNFNYFYHRETEGEEQAQYMHVGSCQHLSPSAEELRKARSNSTLSKSEYMVIEEGGMNHSAFPQTPFKTGNSTATCTTNNNPNSCVNIKKIFTDV; encoded by the coding sequence ATGGACGAGCACCTCAGCCTCCTGcgctcgccgccgccgccctccGCCCGCCACCGCGCCCACCCTGCGCAGCCCCCcgcgagcggcggcggcggcgcccacACGCTGGTGAACCCCGGCTACGCCGAGCCCGCCGCAGGCCCCGAGCTGCCGCGCGACATGACGGTGGTGCCcggggaccacctgctggaccccgAGGCTGCCGACGGCGGCGGGGGCCCGCCTCAGGGTGGCTGTGGCGGCGGTGGCGGCTGCGACCGCTACGAGCCGCTGCCGCCCGCGCTGCCGGCCGCCGGGGAGCAGGACTGCTGCGGGGAGCGCGTGGTGATCAACATCTCGGGGCTGCGCTTCGAGACGCAGCTCAAGACCCTCTGCCAGTTCCCGGAGACGCTGCTGGGCGACCCCAAGCGGCGCATGCGGTACTTCGACCCGCTCCGCAACGAGTACTTCTTCGACCGCAACCGGCCCAGCTTCGACGCCATCCTCTACTACTACCAGTCCGGGGGCCGCATCCGCCGGCCGGTCAACGTGCCCATCGACATTTTCTCCGAGGAGATCCGCTTCTACCAGCTGGGCGAGGAGGCCATGGAGAAGTTCCGCGAGGATGAGGGCTTCCTGCGGGAGGAGGAGCGGCCCCTGCCCCGCCGCGACTTCCAGCGCCAGGTGTGGCTGCTCTTCGAGTACCCGGAGAgctcggggccggcccggggcaTCGCCATCGTGTCCGTGCTCGTCATCCTCATCTCCATCGTCATCTTCTGCCTGGAGACGCTGCCCGAGTTCCGCGACGAGAAGGACTACCCCTCCTCGCCGTCGCAGGAGCTGTCCGAGGCGGCCGGCAACAGCACGTCGGCAGCCCCCGCGGGAGCCTCCAGCTTCTCGGACCCCTTCTTCGTGGTGGAGACCCTGTGCATCATCTGGTTCTCCTTTGAGCTGCTGGTGCGGTTCTTCGCCTGCCCCAGCAAAGCCACCTTCTCCCGAAATATCATGAACCTGATAGACATCGTGGCCATCATCCCTTATTTCATCACTCTGGGCACTGAGCTGGCTGAGCGACAGGGCAATGGACAGCAAGCCATGTCCCTGGCCATCTTGAGGGTCATCCGCCTGGTGAGGGTCTTCCGCATCTTCAAGCTCTCTCGCCATTCCAAGGGGCTGCAGATCCTGGGGCAGACGCTGAAGGCTTCCATGCGGGAGTTGGGGTTGctcatctttttcctctttattggGGTCATCCTTTTCTCCAGCGCCGTCTACTTTGCCGAGGCAGACGACCCCACTTCAGGTTTTAGCAGTATCCCGGATGCCTTCTGGTGGGCAGTGGTAACCATGACAACAGTAGGTTACGGTGATATGCACCCAGTGACCATAGGGGGCAAGATTGTGGGGTCACTCTGCGCCATCGCTGGTGTCCTCACCATTGCTTTGCCCGTCCCTGTGATTGTTTCCAACTTCAATTACTTCTACCACCGGGAGACCGAAGGGGAAGAGCAAGCCCAGTACATGCACGTGGGAAGTTGCCAGCACCTCTCCCCTTCTGCCGAGGAGCTCCGAAAAGCAAGGAGTAACTCGACTCTGAGTAAGTCGGAGTATATGGTGATCGAAGAGGGGGGTATGAACCATAGCGCTTTCCCCCAGACCCCCTTCAAAACGGGCAATTCCACTGCCACCTGCACGACGAACAATAATCCCAACTCCTGTGTCAACATCAAAAAGATATTTACCGATGTTTAA